The Parvibaculaceae bacterium PLY_AMNH_Bact1 genome window below encodes:
- a CDS encoding NAD(P)/FAD-dependent oxidoreductase (Derived by automated computational analysis using gene prediction method: Protein Homology.) has protein sequence MDRVDAVVIGAGLNGLTAAARLGGAGLSVLIVERSAQVGGGAAHGQLAPGYSTPPIGFSHGYVPPELIREFDLAREGLQLIRREGGISLFDDGSHIANYANENVMRRELARHSRRDADAWPRFVRDMKRQAELIRQSLLKAQEDPGEWSLPALKQMMSRTKSVLQMEPEALYDLTRFWSLSLDDFLEGYFESPEIRAHLAAPALIGRALGPSDPTGAAFLPAQWMTGTKGGAPWRMSPKGGTQALADCLAGVLRARGGDIRFNAEVTDIKMVDKKAAGVVLADGEEIDAGIVLSDLDIKRSFLSLFQWSGLPEGFARDVANVRMEGIVARINFALKGLPDINGVAPDDPSLSGGLMIGGGLDSMERAYEDWLDERPPTAPLLEIAIPTLEDPGLAPEGGHIFAVSAQYIPTELHDGVWSDARRDALMRTVKDMISRHAPAFENHIVAEELRLPSDIEDQAGYTRGDPFLGQMSLDQMFFNRPVPGFSGYESPIKNFYVCSASGHPAGLALGAAGANAAQSILGSLKGRRS, from the coding sequence ATGGATCGTGTAGACGCAGTGGTAATCGGAGCGGGGCTGAACGGCCTCACTGCGGCTGCGCGTCTAGGCGGAGCGGGCCTTTCGGTTTTGATTGTCGAACGCTCGGCCCAGGTTGGTGGTGGCGCGGCCCATGGGCAATTGGCACCTGGCTACTCAACACCGCCCATTGGTTTCTCCCACGGTTACGTGCCGCCTGAACTGATCCGCGAATTTGATTTGGCCCGCGAAGGTCTTCAGCTCATCCGGCGCGAGGGGGGAATTTCACTCTTCGACGACGGCTCGCACATTGCCAACTATGCAAATGAAAATGTCATGCGCCGCGAGCTGGCCCGTCATTCGCGGCGGGACGCCGATGCGTGGCCCCGATTTGTTCGCGATATGAAACGTCAGGCTGAACTCATTCGTCAGTCCTTGCTGAAGGCACAGGAAGACCCAGGTGAATGGTCGCTCCCAGCGCTCAAGCAAATGATGTCGCGCACGAAGTCCGTCCTGCAGATGGAACCGGAAGCACTTTACGATCTCACTCGGTTCTGGTCTCTCTCTCTGGATGATTTTCTGGAAGGCTATTTTGAAAGCCCGGAAATTCGTGCGCACTTGGCAGCGCCTGCTTTGATTGGCCGGGCTCTCGGCCCATCTGACCCAACAGGCGCAGCCTTCTTGCCTGCACAATGGATGACGGGAACCAAAGGAGGCGCACCTTGGCGGATGAGCCCCAAGGGTGGCACGCAAGCGTTGGCGGATTGTTTGGCTGGTGTGCTGCGTGCTCGGGGCGGCGATATTCGCTTCAACGCGGAAGTCACCGACATCAAGATGGTAGACAAGAAAGCAGCCGGGGTTGTTCTCGCCGATGGTGAAGAAATCGACGCAGGGATTGTTCTCTCCGACCTCGACATCAAGCGCAGTTTCCTCAGTCTCTTTCAATGGTCCGGATTGCCAGAAGGGTTTGCCAGAGATGTCGCAAATGTGCGCATGGAAGGTATTGTCGCCCGGATCAACTTTGCGCTGAAAGGCTTGCCAGACATCAATGGGGTTGCTCCGGATGATCCTTCCTTAAGCGGCGGGCTGATGATTGGGGGCGGACTGGACTCTATGGAGCGCGCCTATGAGGATTGGCTTGATGAGCGGCCACCCACGGCGCCGCTTCTCGAGATTGCTATTCCAACGCTCGAAGACCCTGGTCTGGCACCAGAGGGAGGACACATCTTCGCTGTGTCCGCGCAATACATTCCGACAGAGCTGCACGATGGGGTTTGGTCCGATGCGCGGCGAGACGCGCTTATGCGGACAGTGAAAGACATGATCTCCCGTCACGCGCCGGCATTTGAAAATCATATCGTGGCTGAGGAGTTGCGGTTGCCTTCAGATATAGAAGACCAGGCAGGCTACACGCGGGGCGATCCTTTCTTGGGGCAGATGTCACTGGACCAGATGTTCTTCAACCGACCTGTGCCAGGTTTCAGTGGCTATGAAAGCCCCATCAAAAACTTCTATGTCTGTTCGGCAAGCGGCCATCCAGCCGGCCTGGCGCTCGGTGCAGCCGGTGCAAATGCCGCCCAAAGTATCCTGGGCTCATTGAAGGGGAGGCGCTCATGA
- a CDS encoding NAD(P)/FAD-dependent oxidoreductase (Derived by automated computational analysis using gene prediction method: Protein Homology.): MSDDALQYDAIVIGAGHNGLVAAGYLAKAGKSVVVLDAAEAVGGAAQTAEISPDYQVSTAAHLVSGFPRQIEKDLKLSKHGLSWATKDMATVALDRDGKHIVLSSDRKLDTETIAAHASQDGDAWKTFEGRVEKYVKLLKPVLDRRLPNISGDGATKAAAMLALRLEKMGPADLRAFLQLVPSSVAALLDRSFEGDLIKGALSLEATLGAHAGPHTPGTAFSLIYKKTQEAIGQGMGYPVGGTGSLTEALANAAEALGVRIRLESPVTEIIIGEGRTKGVRLADGTIFEAPIVLSSVDPKTTCLGLVGARHFEQPAVSNVSRIKMKGATAKINLALEGLPTFENFSDREYGGRLLIAPDMGTVERSFTAAKRGELTLEPVMELVIPSYHDPRLAPMGHHVMSIIVPNVPFDVKGGWDAQKEPFVKRVIDTISDYAPDLSDKIIAGEVLTPPELEERFGWGNRGWHQGNMTFDQLLAFRPAPGMANHEAGVSGLYLCGVGTHPGGGLNGLPGKLSAEAALAAEKAS, encoded by the coding sequence ATGAGTGATGACGCCCTTCAATATGATGCCATCGTCATTGGTGCCGGGCATAACGGCCTCGTTGCAGCGGGCTACCTCGCGAAAGCCGGGAAGAGCGTTGTGGTGTTGGACGCAGCAGAGGCCGTGGGAGGTGCTGCGCAGACGGCTGAAATTTCCCCCGACTATCAAGTCTCCACAGCGGCGCATTTGGTTTCCGGCTTCCCGCGCCAAATTGAGAAAGATCTGAAACTCTCAAAGCATGGCCTTTCCTGGGCCACTAAAGACATGGCAACCGTCGCGCTTGATCGTGACGGTAAGCACATCGTGCTTTCATCTGACCGAAAGTTAGACACGGAGACGATCGCCGCACATGCGTCACAAGATGGTGACGCGTGGAAGACCTTCGAGGGCCGCGTCGAGAAATATGTGAAGCTGCTGAAACCGGTTCTGGATAGACGTTTGCCGAATATTTCGGGTGACGGCGCGACAAAGGCAGCCGCCATGTTGGCATTGCGGCTGGAGAAGATGGGGCCCGCTGACTTGAGGGCATTCTTGCAGTTGGTGCCGTCCAGTGTTGCAGCTTTGTTGGACCGAAGCTTTGAAGGCGACCTGATCAAAGGCGCGCTGTCGCTTGAGGCAACGCTCGGTGCCCATGCTGGTCCACACACGCCTGGGACAGCGTTTTCCCTGATCTACAAAAAAACGCAGGAGGCGATCGGGCAGGGCATGGGCTATCCTGTAGGGGGCACCGGCTCACTGACTGAAGCCTTGGCAAATGCTGCAGAAGCGTTGGGAGTTCGCATTCGTCTTGAAAGTCCGGTGACGGAGATCATCATTGGCGAAGGACGGACAAAAGGTGTGCGTCTGGCAGATGGCACGATCTTCGAAGCGCCCATTGTTCTGAGCAGTGTTGACCCAAAAACGACTTGTTTGGGCCTTGTGGGTGCGCGTCACTTTGAACAGCCAGCCGTGAGCAATGTGAGCCGCATCAAGATGAAGGGGGCGACTGCCAAGATCAATCTGGCTCTGGAGGGGCTACCCACTTTCGAGAATTTCTCTGATCGGGAGTATGGCGGACGACTTCTGATCGCGCCAGATATGGGAACTGTCGAACGTTCCTTTACCGCCGCGAAGCGGGGTGAGCTCACTCTGGAGCCGGTAATGGAATTGGTTATCCCGTCCTATCATGATCCACGGCTTGCGCCGATGGGACACCATGTCATGTCAATCATTGTGCCCAACGTGCCTTTCGACGTGAAAGGGGGCTGGGACGCACAGAAAGAACCCTTCGTGAAGCGGGTGATTGATACAATCTCTGACTATGCGCCCGACCTGAGTGATAAAATCATCGCAGGTGAAGTGCTAACGCCACCGGAACTGGAAGAACGGTTTGGATGGGGAAATCGTGGCTGGCATCAGGGTAATATGACCTTTGATCAGTTGCTCGCCTTCCGTCCGGCACCCGGCATGGCTAACCATGAGGCAGGTGTCAGCGGTCTTTATCTCTGTGGGGTTGGAACTCATCCTGGTGGCGGCCTAAATGGTCTGCCCGGGAAATTGTCTGCGGAAGCAGCTTTAGCTGCGGAGAAAGCGTCATGA
- a CDS encoding aminomethyltransferase family protein (Derived by automated computational analysis using gene prediction method: Protein Homology.), translating to MTEEMTEQGMSEETMDVSRGSPLNGPGVAPDPAWFEQAADEPPYARHVLTTPLHLEAADESRTNSWTEWAGYTVANVYTSIEQEYDALRTRAGVSDISPLVKIRLSGREVSAYLDRLLTRPVGALEINHSMRAVLCDGNGCVIAEAVLFRLDDEEFRLVLRSSHMDWLMQSAQGFDVQLEDVSGTIAGLSLAGPLSDSVLTLAGVEKSGALAKHQGGWVELGGMPVYLSRTGMMGGLEYELWCDPADASVIWRRLLTVGQAVGLRPVGAAVRDIARLENGIALEGIDYRSAFTAIDASEALSPYDLCLGGCVDLERSVFNGQSALRKIADSGSTNALVGFELDLADIAVVGPICNGDKQVGHITSHAWSPTLQCTIALGLVEASALGASAGFSIKAQAGENVPAKLTKRPFLRFP from the coding sequence ATGACGGAAGAAATGACTGAGCAAGGCATGTCAGAAGAAACGATGGATGTATCCCGGGGCAGTCCGCTTAATGGACCAGGTGTTGCGCCAGACCCTGCGTGGTTTGAGCAGGCGGCAGACGAGCCACCATATGCCCGCCATGTGCTTACGACGCCATTGCACCTTGAAGCAGCTGATGAAAGCCGGACAAATAGCTGGACTGAGTGGGCGGGCTACACCGTTGCAAACGTCTATACCAGCATAGAACAGGAATATGATGCCTTGCGGACCCGCGCAGGCGTATCGGATATTTCGCCTCTTGTGAAAATCCGCTTGTCCGGGCGAGAAGTGAGTGCATATCTGGACCGTTTGCTGACACGGCCTGTTGGAGCGCTAGAGATAAACCACTCCATGCGCGCCGTTTTGTGCGACGGGAACGGGTGCGTGATTGCCGAGGCTGTGCTGTTCCGTCTGGATGATGAAGAGTTTCGCCTGGTTCTGCGCTCATCCCATATGGATTGGCTGATGCAATCCGCGCAGGGTTTTGATGTACAGTTGGAAGATGTCTCAGGGACCATAGCAGGCCTGTCCCTGGCAGGACCTTTGTCAGACAGCGTGCTTACATTAGCTGGCGTGGAAAAATCTGGAGCCCTTGCCAAACACCAGGGGGGCTGGGTGGAACTGGGTGGCATGCCCGTTTATCTGAGCCGCACAGGCATGATGGGCGGGCTCGAATATGAACTTTGGTGCGACCCGGCAGATGCGTCAGTGATTTGGCGGCGCCTGCTGACTGTCGGGCAGGCTGTTGGCCTTCGACCCGTGGGCGCCGCGGTTCGAGACATTGCTCGCCTTGAAAATGGTATCGCGCTGGAAGGTATCGACTATCGATCAGCGTTCACTGCCATTGACGCCTCAGAAGCGCTCTCACCCTATGACCTCTGCTTGGGCGGGTGCGTTGACTTGGAGCGATCTGTTTTCAATGGGCAATCAGCATTGAGAAAAATTGCAGATAGCGGGAGCACGAATGCGCTCGTGGGTTTCGAGCTTGATCTGGCTGACATCGCAGTCGTGGGGCCTATTTGCAATGGAGATAAGCAGGTAGGGCACATCACGTCTCACGCCTGGTCGCCGACACTTCAGTGCACCATTGCGCTAGGGCTGGTTGAAGCATCCGCGCTTGGCGCATCCGCTGGTTTCAGCATTAAGGCGCAGGCCGGGGAAAATGTTCCGGCAAAGCTCACAAAACGGCCCTTTTTGCGTTTTCCCTGA
- a CDS encoding hypothetical protein (Derived by automated computational analysis using gene prediction method: Protein Homology.): MRKNKLILSSTLAGLLLTSAGVAVAAKGPGGGPPSPDHMFEMLDLNKDGEITREEAETAREQRFQSADTNGDGLLSRDEMSAAREARAADRQEKRFTKLDTNEDGLLSPEEMAAGPRGERRAGMFDRVDENGDGKITRAEADAMHQRMQERRGER; encoded by the coding sequence ATGCGTAAAAACAAACTGATACTGTCCTCAACCCTTGCAGGTCTTCTGCTGACGTCGGCAGGTGTTGCTGTTGCCGCAAAAGGGCCCGGTGGTGGTCCGCCAAGCCCTGATCATATGTTCGAAATGCTCGATCTGAACAAAGACGGCGAAATCACACGGGAAGAAGCAGAGACAGCCCGTGAGCAGCGCTTCCAGTCGGCAGACACGAACGGCGACGGCTTGCTTTCCCGCGATGAAATGAGCGCCGCACGAGAGGCACGGGCAGCGGACCGTCAGGAAAAGCGGTTTACGAAACTTGATACGAACGAAGATGGTCTCTTGAGTCCAGAGGAAATGGCGGCTGGTCCACGTGGCGAAAGACGCGCAGGCATGTTTGACCGCGTCGATGAAAACGGTGATGGCAAAATCACGCGCGCGGAAGCCGACGCAATGCACCAGAGAATGCAAGAGCGTCGCGGCGAGCGGTGA
- a CDS encoding RNA polymerase sigma factor (Derived by automated computational analysis using gene prediction method: Protein Homology.): MAKSRARKPTQCTRECKSVAASGESVRAAPRPSVSRPGDLRAAPRYRSTRAPRRSRKGQGVIPLTTETNKPDGSSQDDALMAALAGGDPNAGRTLVDAHLSHVLAVARRMLGDQAEAEDVAQDTFMRAWKAAARWEPGRAKVSTWLHRIAMNQCLDRLRKKKPEPLAPDFDAPSDRPDPEAELYQQQLGRRIDGAIQALPERQRAAIVLSHYQHLSNKEASEVMGISVEALESLLSRGRRALKQSLRPEWSELQGEGDPVSPDPSMSVKP; this comes from the coding sequence ATGGCAAAATCACGCGCGCGGAAGCCGACGCAATGCACCAGAGAATGCAAGAGCGTCGCGGCGAGCGGTGAATCAGTGAGGGCCGCGCCGAGACCATCTGTTTCCAGACCAGGTGACTTGCGCGCGGCACCTCGCTATAGAAGTACCAGAGCCCCAAGACGATCGAGGAAAGGGCAGGGAGTCATTCCTCTGACAACGGAAACCAACAAGCCTGATGGCTCATCTCAGGATGATGCATTGATGGCCGCGCTCGCTGGCGGCGACCCAAATGCGGGGCGCACCCTGGTGGACGCCCACCTGTCTCACGTGCTCGCCGTTGCCCGGCGCATGTTGGGCGATCAGGCAGAGGCGGAGGATGTCGCACAGGACACATTTATGCGGGCCTGGAAAGCAGCCGCCCGCTGGGAGCCGGGAAGAGCGAAAGTCTCGACCTGGCTGCACCGCATCGCGATGAACCAGTGTCTGGACAGGCTCCGAAAGAAGAAGCCGGAACCTCTGGCACCCGATTTCGATGCGCCAAGTGATCGCCCAGATCCTGAGGCCGAGCTGTACCAACAGCAATTGGGTCGACGTATTGACGGGGCGATCCAGGCCTTGCCGGAGAGGCAGCGTGCGGCGATCGTGCTGTCTCACTATCAGCACCTCTCAAACAAAGAGGCCTCTGAGGTAATGGGTATAAGCGTAGAGGCGCTGGAATCTCTCCTGTCGCGCGGGCGGCGGGCGTTAAAACAATCACTGAGACCGGAATGGTCTGAACTACAAGGAGAGGGCGATCCTGTATCACCCGACCCAAGCATGAGCGTGAAACCATGA
- a CDS encoding hypothetical protein (Derived by automated computational analysis using gene prediction method: GeneMarkS-2+.) yields the protein MTDASDFEKAKARAREVLDAYGADEVRWPEADRKAVRKAISMDPLLAKRQAEEAELDSLLALAPVEAPSYALQSRILSTQKEEGIGGLGLVKQILDLLWPYGSSAIPAGALAASIVLGVTSGAVTTIATDSWSDEQSYDVLALALGDTTLTEEWQ from the coding sequence ATGACAGACGCATCAGATTTTGAAAAAGCAAAAGCCCGAGCACGAGAAGTGCTGGATGCCTATGGGGCGGACGAAGTCCGATGGCCTGAGGCGGATCGCAAAGCGGTCCGAAAGGCGATTTCGATGGACCCGCTTCTTGCAAAGCGACAGGCAGAAGAAGCAGAGCTGGACAGCTTGCTCGCTTTGGCTCCCGTTGAGGCTCCGAGCTATGCGTTGCAGAGCCGCATTCTATCCACTCAAAAAGAAGAAGGCATTGGCGGGCTTGGGCTTGTGAAACAGATACTCGATCTGCTTTGGCCCTACGGATCATCCGCGATCCCGGCTGGCGCCCTGGCGGCTTCCATTGTCTTGGGTGTGACGTCCGGCGCTGTCACAACGATCGCGACAGATAGCTGGAGCGATGAACAATCCTATGATGTCCTTGCGCTGGCGCTCGGTGACACGACATTGACGGAGGAATGGCAATGA
- a CDS encoding Spy/CpxP family protein refolding chaperone (Derived by automated computational analysis using gene prediction method: Protein Homology.) → MSSETPSTARPVRKWLGPVLLVSLVVNLFLVAAITAGIVRNMDRNSRGHASPLGLPHHIIARQLSGEEREKLKAAMRENRAELRHLFRDMRQAREALSEAIAADPYDPEAARTAFAELRAGMDAMATRSQDILVQAFADLTPESREKIAEAMRRGRPGERARDQERDRNAAPSNPE, encoded by the coding sequence ATGAGCAGTGAAACGCCGAGTACCGCCCGGCCCGTCAGAAAATGGCTGGGGCCAGTATTACTGGTCTCCTTGGTGGTCAACCTGTTTCTGGTCGCCGCTATTACGGCAGGGATCGTCCGCAATATGGATCGCAACAGCCGCGGACACGCATCTCCGCTGGGCTTGCCGCATCACATAATTGCGCGACAATTGTCAGGTGAGGAGCGCGAAAAGCTCAAAGCGGCCATGAGGGAGAACAGGGCGGAGCTCCGTCACCTGTTTAGAGATATGCGGCAGGCGCGCGAGGCACTCAGTGAGGCCATTGCTGCCGACCCATATGATCCAGAAGCGGCCAGAACAGCCTTTGCCGAGCTCCGTGCCGGAATGGATGCGATGGCGACCCGATCCCAAGACATTCTGGTGCAGGCATTTGCTGATCTAACGCCGGAATCTCGGGAAAAAATAGCCGAAGCAATGCGTCGTGGTCGTCCCGGCGAACGTGCCCGAGATCAGGAGCGGGACCGGAACGCAGCGCCGTCAAATCCCGAGTGA
- a CDS encoding glutamine synthetase family protein (Derived by automated computational analysis using gene prediction method: Protein Homology.), protein MSNREKPASAGRATLADWKAFCAAHPEVAYLNAVFTDQCGTVRGKRIPLADASKVFTDGLELPMSVYFLDVTGENEDIHGRGFSDGDPDGTAHPIPGTLAVVPWAPDQAQVMMTMDMPEGGVCEFEPRNVLARVAERLSARGLTPVSAVEFEFYLLDQKSDADGRPLAPINPSTGDRERSNQVYGLSELDGFSDLMRDISVFASDLSVPASAAVAEFAPGQYEINLKHGPDPLRSADHGILLRYLIGAAARAHGFRASFMAKPFVDQVGNGCHVHTSLLDAEGNNIFDDGGEKGTDKIRHAIGGLQRTLPAAMALLAPNLNAYRRFAPNLFVPVNGAWGYNNRSVAFRLPTGSPKARRIEHRVAGADANPYLVLAAILAGIDYGLENKIDPGEPTQVNACDRVDPDLPLTLPRALDTFVASPVLRDYFGDLFVDIYAETKRLEFEKFNKIISTRELEWYL, encoded by the coding sequence ATGAGCAATCGAGAAAAGCCTGCCTCGGCAGGAAGAGCGACCTTGGCGGATTGGAAAGCATTTTGTGCGGCACATCCTGAAGTCGCCTATCTGAATGCTGTCTTCACCGATCAATGCGGCACAGTGCGCGGAAAGCGCATACCATTGGCTGATGCGAGTAAGGTCTTCACGGATGGTCTAGAGCTTCCCATGTCGGTCTATTTTCTGGATGTCACCGGCGAGAATGAAGACATTCACGGGCGCGGCTTTTCTGACGGCGATCCCGATGGCACGGCACATCCAATTCCAGGCACCCTAGCGGTGGTTCCCTGGGCACCAGATCAGGCTCAGGTGATGATGACCATGGACATGCCTGAAGGGGGCGTCTGCGAGTTTGAACCGCGGAATGTGCTGGCGCGGGTCGCAGAACGTCTCAGCGCTCGCGGCCTGACACCGGTGTCGGCGGTGGAATTTGAGTTCTATCTTCTTGATCAAAAGTCGGATGCCGATGGGCGCCCGTTGGCGCCGATCAATCCTAGCACCGGTGATCGCGAACGAAGCAATCAGGTCTATGGCCTCTCCGAGCTGGATGGATTCAGCGATCTGATGAGGGACATCAGTGTTTTTGCCTCGGACCTGTCGGTCCCAGCGTCAGCGGCGGTCGCAGAGTTTGCACCCGGGCAATATGAGATCAATCTAAAGCATGGGCCTGATCCTTTGCGGTCCGCCGATCACGGCATTTTGCTGCGCTATCTGATTGGTGCGGCGGCACGAGCCCATGGGTTCCGGGCAAGCTTTATGGCCAAACCCTTTGTCGATCAGGTGGGCAACGGGTGTCATGTTCACACAAGTCTGTTGGACGCAGAGGGCAACAACATCTTCGACGATGGGGGAGAGAAGGGCACGGACAAAATCCGACATGCCATTGGAGGACTGCAGCGTACACTCCCGGCGGCGATGGCGCTCTTGGCACCCAATCTCAATGCTTATCGGCGGTTTGCGCCAAACCTCTTCGTACCTGTGAATGGTGCCTGGGGGTACAATAACCGCTCGGTCGCCTTTCGCCTGCCCACAGGGTCACCGAAGGCACGACGCATTGAGCACCGCGTCGCCGGCGCAGATGCCAATCCCTATCTCGTCTTGGCGGCGATCCTGGCAGGCATTGACTACGGACTTGAAAACAAAATTGACCCAGGTGAACCGACGCAGGTGAATGCCTGCGACCGTGTCGATCCGGACTTGCCGCTTACGCTGCCGCGCGCTTTGGATACCTTCGTGGCGTCGCCAGTGTTACGCGACTATTTCGGGGATCTGTTTGTCGACATTTATGCCGAGACCAAGCGGTTGGAATTTGAGAAGTTCAATAAAATCATCTCGACCCGCGAACTGGAATGGTATCTCTAG
- a CDS encoding ATP-binding protein (Derived by automated computational analysis using gene prediction method: Protein Homology.) — translation MNLVATFREKMPGAMSRETDGADLPAKTTEPTTWAQKLTLGVSTVALAAVNGALWWQEGLSRPLMLAALASAACLGLGYALIRSNERKSEAQARAADNQQRFDMAFAGARCGIWDWDITQNRVYWSKAMFDMLGRRQPATRMTPAEIKALTHPEDVAAIDEIIAAPEKASRSYDTSFRLLHEDGSWIWVHAKGQVWSGPRNTGDRVIGLTIDISEQRNAEASAQLATDRLSDAIDSIGEAFVLFDKDDTLLACNDKFQEFLEIDIERAVAGTTRAALFEDTGVADAWPSDPEASATEIRLPSGRWLQISTRSTADGGHVSVGTDISAIKAQEEALTNHQDQLQSTVTDLEMSKSKLQDQAGQLVELAEKYAAEKSRAEAANRSKSEFLANMSHELRTPLNAIIGFSQMMETQLFGPLGAPKYDEYATDIKASGEHLLDVINDILDMSKIEAGRLTLELEQLDIADAVRDALRLVAGRADIAQVRLNNEIGVQPPVLADKRAVKQVLLNLLSNAVKFTETGGEVKITAEVSDGWLKVAVADTGIGIPAAHLSKLGKPFEQVESQHSKKHKGTGLGLALSRSLVEMHEGGLTIESEEGVGTTVSFTLPLAATH, via the coding sequence ATGAACCTTGTGGCCACGTTTAGAGAAAAGATGCCTGGTGCTATGTCGCGTGAAACAGACGGCGCAGACCTACCCGCAAAGACCACAGAACCCACGACCTGGGCGCAGAAGCTGACGCTTGGCGTGTCAACTGTCGCGCTCGCAGCGGTGAACGGTGCGCTTTGGTGGCAGGAAGGTCTTTCACGGCCTCTGATGCTGGCGGCATTGGCCAGTGCCGCCTGCCTGGGGCTCGGATATGCACTTATCCGCTCCAACGAGAGAAAATCAGAAGCCCAAGCTCGAGCTGCTGACAATCAGCAGCGCTTTGATATGGCCTTTGCTGGTGCACGCTGTGGCATCTGGGACTGGGACATTACGCAAAACCGTGTCTACTGGTCCAAAGCCATGTTCGACATGTTGGGGCGCAGGCAACCTGCGACACGAATGACGCCTGCTGAAATCAAGGCCCTCACCCACCCGGAAGATGTTGCCGCCATCGACGAAATCATAGCCGCGCCAGAAAAAGCATCGCGGTCTTATGACACGAGCTTTCGTCTGCTGCACGAAGATGGCAGCTGGATCTGGGTTCACGCCAAAGGTCAGGTCTGGAGCGGACCCCGAAATACAGGCGACCGGGTAATTGGCCTGACGATCGATATATCCGAACAGCGCAACGCAGAAGCTTCTGCACAGCTTGCCACCGACCGCCTGAGCGATGCCATTGACAGCATTGGCGAAGCCTTTGTCCTCTTCGACAAGGATGACACGCTTCTGGCCTGCAATGACAAGTTTCAGGAATTTCTTGAAATCGACATAGAACGGGCTGTTGCAGGGACGACGCGGGCAGCGCTCTTTGAAGATACGGGCGTTGCGGACGCCTGGCCATCAGACCCGGAAGCGTCGGCGACGGAAATCAGGCTGCCCAGCGGTCGCTGGCTGCAGATCAGCACCCGCTCGACTGCCGATGGGGGGCATGTGAGTGTCGGCACGGACATTTCCGCGATCAAAGCGCAGGAAGAAGCGCTGACCAACCACCAGGATCAGTTGCAATCGACTGTGACTGATCTGGAAATGTCGAAATCCAAGCTACAAGATCAGGCAGGTCAGCTTGTCGAGCTTGCTGAGAAATATGCGGCCGAGAAATCCCGCGCAGAAGCGGCGAACCGGTCCAAGTCTGAATTCCTGGCCAATATGAGCCATGAACTCAGGACGCCGCTCAATGCCATTATCGGTTTCTCTCAGATGATGGAGACCCAGCTGTTCGGCCCGCTTGGTGCGCCGAAATATGATGAATATGCGACTGATATCAAAGCAAGCGGCGAACATCTGCTGGATGTGATCAATGATATTCTCGACATGTCCAAGATTGAGGCCGGGCGCCTCACTCTTGAACTTGAACAGCTGGACATTGCGGATGCGGTTCGGGATGCGTTGCGGTTGGTTGCCGGACGCGCTGACATTGCGCAGGTTCGTCTCAACAATGAGATTGGCGTCCAGCCCCCCGTTCTCGCCGACAAGCGGGCAGTAAAACAAGTGCTGCTCAACCTGCTTTCAAATGCAGTAAAGTTCACAGAAACCGGCGGTGAGGTGAAGATCACCGCAGAAGTTTCAGACGGATGGCTCAAGGTTGCGGTGGCAGATACAGGTATCGGCATTCCAGCGGCGCATCTCTCCAAACTTGGCAAGCCGTTTGAGCAGGTTGAATCTCAACACAGCAAAAAACACAAAGGCACGGGGCTTGGCCTTGCGCTGTCACGCTCGCTGGTTGAAATGCATGAAGGTGGTCTTACCATTGAGAGTGAAGAAGGTGTCGGCACGACGGTGTCCTTCACCCTTCCGCTTGCGGCAACGCACTGA